The following proteins come from a genomic window of Bacteroidales bacterium:
- a CDS encoding histidine kinase — protein MSKRICLFILLIWIIFFSYSQTPLFKQYSVKDGLPSSEVFHVIQDRQGYMWFATNNGVSRFDGYKFENFNTSNGLPENSTLEIYEDYKGRLWFISVSCKLSYYYNGKIYKYKYNEQLQKVFKETPNYVKLGFRVNKNEHVFISVHYYGLIEITDKGNVTKNDFGLIRPCVLLPKKEETYQVGTDHVIKGKARISIHKINSNFKFIIPFSPEKKINNLSFFIENYTNLFLYSYSSHLHIIKNYKLDKLIKYPSFITWLSKDIENNIWLSIYKNGLHCYRKGDFDNPPENYFPGKSVSSTLIDNEKGMWVTTLDDGVYYIPSLKIQNYFDEKNTDNNVNCIIFKKNNSFKAGKSNGILMSIDKHKLKYKQVPDEVKSDIYCFYNDTLNNKIWFGTSQYLYYFFNGKLKKIRNVTDNVLYSYFNKHKVDKRTISLYQPSYIVYNILLKNKYLFLGVNHGLVKVNNDIIIYDSYLCQDFELKTYSLSESKDGGIWLATINGLWKLHEKGSNKNITYKYVNYGNKNKLLKNRINDVCEINGVVFVGTDDYGVLVLSGDSLKQQFSIKNGLTSNKITSLCYSKEVLWVATLNGLNKIILNTVKLNDFKIENYTTIKGLISNEINKVYVNDSNVYLATKQGITIFNYYKVSTNKIAPPVYITKMRIMEKDTSIKSNYTLKYNQNYINISFVGLSYRNAGKLLYKYKLQGIDDNWHYSTINTITYPFIPHGQYKFIVYASNEDGVWSSKPATIDFVINPPYWQTWWFRTIVVFVIFIIISSIYIITIRNIKNRNKLEKNLNHFMFQALGKQMNPHFIFNSLNSINNFILKNEKLESSRYLSKFASLMRLILKNSQSQLVPINDEITAVKLYVELESLRFDDCFSFEVKIEEKINPEENEIPPLLIQPYIENAILHALVPKEGEKKLLLECSLKKVNEKEYILCSIEDNGIGREKAMELKRIKNIKHQSFGTAINKQRMDILHAIKNMNIEITYTDLKDANGNASGTRVELLIPLI, from the coding sequence ATGTCAAAAAGAATTTGTCTGTTTATATTACTTATCTGGATTATATTTTTTTCATATTCACAAACACCTCTTTTTAAACAATACTCTGTAAAAGACGGCTTGCCTTCGTCGGAAGTTTTTCATGTAATTCAGGATAGGCAGGGTTATATGTGGTTTGCAACCAACAATGGTGTGAGCAGATTTGATGGATATAAATTCGAAAACTTTAATACCTCAAACGGATTGCCTGAAAATTCAACTCTCGAAATATACGAGGACTACAAAGGAAGATTATGGTTTATATCGGTTTCGTGCAAACTTTCGTATTACTATAATGGCAAAATATATAAGTATAAATACAATGAACAACTGCAAAAAGTTTTTAAGGAAACTCCAAATTATGTTAAGTTAGGATTTAGAGTTAATAAAAATGAACATGTTTTTATTAGTGTACATTATTATGGCTTAATTGAAATTACTGATAAAGGAAATGTTACAAAAAATGATTTTGGATTAATTAGACCTTGCGTGTTGCTTCCCAAAAAAGAAGAAACTTATCAGGTGGGAACTGACCATGTCATAAAAGGAAAAGCAAGAATATCTATACATAAAATTAATAGCAATTTTAAATTTATAATTCCATTTTCACCTGAAAAAAAAATTAATAATTTGAGTTTTTTTATTGAAAATTACACAAATCTTTTTTTATATTCTTATAGTTCACACTTACACATTATTAAAAATTATAAACTTGATAAACTAATAAAATACCCTTCTTTTATTACATGGTTGAGCAAGGACATTGAAAATAATATTTGGCTATCGATTTATAAAAATGGGTTACATTGTTATCGAAAAGGTGATTTTGATAATCCTCCTGAAAATTATTTTCCCGGAAAATCTGTTTCATCAACATTAATAGATAATGAAAAGGGTATGTGGGTTACAACACTCGATGATGGAGTTTATTATATTCCTTCACTTAAAATACAAAATTATTTTGATGAAAAAAATACCGATAATAATGTTAATTGCATTATTTTTAAAAAAAATAATTCTTTTAAAGCAGGTAAGAGTAATGGTATTTTAATGTCAATAGATAAACACAAATTAAAATATAAACAAGTTCCCGATGAAGTTAAATCTGATATATATTGTTTCTATAATGATACTTTAAACAACAAAATATGGTTTGGAACTTCACAATATTTATATTATTTTTTTAATGGAAAATTAAAAAAAATTCGCAATGTAACTGATAATGTTTTATACAGTTACTTTAATAAACATAAAGTAGATAAAAGGACTATTTCACTTTATCAACCTTCTTATATTGTTTATAATATTTTATTAAAAAACAAATATTTATTTCTTGGTGTGAATCATGGTTTAGTTAAAGTTAATAATGATATTATTATTTATGATAGTTATTTATGTCAGGATTTTGAACTAAAAACATATTCACTATCCGAAAGCAAAGATGGTGGAATATGGTTGGCAACAATAAACGGGTTGTGGAAATTACATGAAAAAGGTTCAAATAAAAATATTACTTATAAATATGTTAACTATGGAAATAAAAACAAACTCCTAAAAAATAGAATAAACGATGTTTGTGAGATTAATGGCGTGGTCTTTGTAGGAACAGATGATTACGGAGTATTAGTATTATCGGGCGATTCTTTAAAACAACAGTTCTCAATTAAAAACGGACTTACAAGCAACAAAATCACTTCATTATGTTATAGCAAAGAAGTATTATGGGTTGCTACACTTAATGGATTGAATAAAATAATTTTGAATACGGTAAAATTAAATGATTTTAAGATTGAAAATTATACAACCATAAAAGGATTGATTTCAAATGAAATCAATAAAGTTTATGTGAATGATTCCAATGTTTATCTTGCCACTAAACAGGGAATAACAATATTTAATTATTACAAAGTTTCAACCAATAAAATTGCGCCTCCGGTTTATATCACAAAAATGCGCATAATGGAAAAGGATACTTCCATTAAAAGTAATTATACTTTAAAATATAATCAGAATTACATTAATATTTCATTTGTTGGACTTTCATACAGAAATGCGGGAAAACTTTTATATAAATACAAGCTTCAAGGCATAGATGATAACTGGCATTATTCAACTATAAATACAATAACATATCCCTTTATACCACATGGGCAATATAAATTTATAGTTTATGCAAGCAACGAAGATGGAGTATGGAGCAGCAAACCTGCTACTATTGATTTTGTAATTAATCCACCATACTGGCAAACATGGTGGTTCAGAACTATAGTTGTATTTGTAATTTTTATAATAATTTCATCAATATATATTATAACAATAAGGAATATAAAAAACCGGAACAAACTCGAAAAAAACCTCAATCATTTTATGTTTCAGGCATTGGGCAAGCAAATGAATCCGCATTTTATTTTCAATTCATTAAATTCAATAAATAATTTTATTTTAAAAAACGAAAAACTCGAATCGAGCAGATACTTGAGTAAGTTTGCAAGCTTAATGCGGTTGATTTTAAAAAACAGCCAAAGTCAGCTTGTACCTATAAATGATGAAATAACTGCCGTTAAACTATATGTTGAACTCGAATCGCTAAGGTTTGATGATTGCTTTAGCTTCGAAGTAAAAATTGAAGAAAAAATAAACCCCGAAGAAAATGAAATACCTCCTTTGCTTATTCAGCCATATATCGAAAATGCCATACTACACGCACTTGTGCCAAAAGAAGGAGAAAAGAAATTACTGCTCGAATGCAGTTTAAAGAAAGTTAATGAAAAAGAATATATTTTATGCAGTATAGAAGATAACGGCATAGGACGTGAAAAAGCAATGGAACTAAAACGGATAAAAAACATAAAACATCAATCATTCGGTACTGCAATAAACAAGCAGCGCATGGATATTCTTCATGCTATAAAAAACATGAATATCGAAATAACATATACCGACCTTAAAGATGCCAACGGAAACGCTTCGGGCACAAGAGTTGAATTATTAATTCCTTTGATATAG
- the trxB gene encoding thioredoxin-disulfide reductase produces MSEEIEKIRVLIIGSGPAGYTAAIYTARAGLNPVLYQGLQPGGQLTITSDVENFPGFPRGVGGPELMELMQKQTEKFDTQIRFGLISKVDFSKRPFAIFTDDNKQILAETIIIATGATAKWLGIESEKRLAGFGVSACAQCDGFFYKEQDVAIVGGGDTATEEASYLAGICKTVYLIHRRNEFRASKYMQEKISKIPNIKILYSHIIKDILGEHAVEGLLLEDLKNKKEVKLDIQGFFVAIGHHPNTEVFRGQLETNENGYIITKHGTTQTSVQGVFAAGDVQDEIYRQAITAAGSGCMAAIDVEKFLCGNPLDCKIN; encoded by the coding sequence ATGAGCGAAGAGATTGAAAAAATAAGAGTCCTGATAATAGGTTCCGGACCTGCCGGATATACTGCCGCTATATACACAGCGAGAGCCGGATTAAATCCTGTTTTGTATCAGGGATTACAACCCGGCGGACAATTAACCATAACTTCTGATGTCGAAAATTTTCCTGGTTTTCCGCGTGGTGTTGGTGGACCGGAACTCATGGAACTTATGCAGAAGCAAACAGAAAAATTTGATACTCAAATACGGTTCGGATTAATTTCCAAGGTTGATTTTTCTAAAAGACCTTTTGCGATTTTTACTGATGATAATAAACAAATATTAGCAGAAACAATAATTATTGCTACCGGTGCAACTGCAAAATGGCTCGGAATTGAATCGGAAAAAAGACTTGCTGGATTCGGAGTTTCTGCTTGTGCCCAGTGCGACGGATTTTTCTACAAAGAACAGGATGTTGCTATTGTAGGCGGCGGCGATACTGCTACTGAAGAAGCTTCATATCTTGCGGGAATTTGCAAAACTGTTTATTTAATTCACAGAAGAAATGAATTCCGTGCTTCAAAATATATGCAGGAAAAAATTTCAAAAATTCCTAATATTAAAATTCTTTACAGTCATATTATAAAGGATATTCTCGGCGAACATGCTGTTGAAGGGTTATTGCTTGAAGATTTAAAAAATAAAAAGGAAGTAAAACTAGATATTCAGGGATTCTTTGTTGCCATCGGACATCATCCAAACACCGAAGTTTTTAGAGGTCAACTTGAGACAAATGAAAACGGCTACATAATTACAAAACACGGAACTACTCAAACAAGCGTACAGGGAGTGTTTGCTGCAGGAGATGTTCAGGACGAAATTTACCGTCAGGCAATAACCGCCGCCGGCTCGGGTTGCATGGCTGCAATTGATGTTGAAAAATTCCTGTGTGGTAATCCATTGGATTGTAAAATAAATTAA
- a CDS encoding glycosyltransferase — translation MKKILYIAPHRPGRSPGQRFRFEQYLSFLKSNGYDYEISYIINEKDDIAFYSKSKYFQKFRILLKSFFHRLKDLQRASEFNIIFIYREAFMLGTTFFEKQFKKSKAKIILDFDDAIWLNDVSEGNNNLAWLKNPMKTSEITQLSDMVFVGNSYLADFALQKNKNVKIVPTTIDAFLYKKKSIFKKDNRICIGWTGSSTTLKHLQLAVPFLKKIKEIYNDKVYFKMISDVPFHSNEVEFTFCKWSKEKEIEDMSEFDIGIMPLPDDEWAKGKCGFKGLQYMALEIPAIMSPVGVNTDIIENCVNGYLACENEEWVEKLSLLIDSEDLRKKFGVNGRKTVEEKYSFESQKNKYLSYFNELVK, via the coding sequence GTGAAGAAGATTTTATATATAGCACCTCATCGTCCGGGAAGGTCTCCGGGACAACGATTTCGCTTCGAACAATATCTCAGCTTCCTTAAAAGTAACGGTTACGATTACGAAATTTCATATATAATTAACGAAAAAGATGATATTGCTTTTTATTCAAAAAGTAAATATTTTCAAAAATTCAGAATATTATTAAAAAGTTTTTTTCACCGGTTAAAAGATTTACAGCGGGCTTCGGAATTTAATATTATTTTCATCTATCGCGAAGCATTTATGCTGGGAACAACATTTTTTGAAAAACAATTTAAAAAATCAAAAGCAAAAATAATTCTTGATTTCGACGATGCAATATGGCTTAACGATGTTTCCGAAGGCAACAATAATCTTGCATGGCTGAAAAATCCCATGAAAACATCTGAAATAACCCAACTTTCAGATATGGTTTTTGTTGGTAATTCATACCTCGCTGATTTTGCACTGCAAAAAAACAAAAATGTTAAAATTGTTCCCACAACAATTGACGCTTTTCTTTATAAAAAAAAATCGATTTTTAAAAAAGACAACAGAATTTGTATAGGATGGACTGGCTCTTCAACTACTTTGAAACATCTTCAACTTGCTGTTCCCTTTCTGAAAAAAATAAAAGAAATATACAACGATAAAGTTTATTTTAAAATGATTTCCGACGTTCCTTTTCATTCAAACGAAGTTGAATTCACTTTCTGCAAATGGAGCAAAGAAAAAGAAATTGAAGATATGAGTGAATTTGATATCGGCATCATGCCACTTCCCGATGATGAGTGGGCAAAAGGAAAATGCGGTTTCAAGGGACTTCAGTATATGGCTTTGGAAATACCTGCAATAATGTCGCCCGTAGGAGTTAATACTGATATAATTGAAAATTGTGTTAATGGTTATCTTGCATGCGAAAATGAAGAATGGGTTGAAAAGCTTTCATTACTGATAGATTCGGAAGATTTACGAAAAAAATTCGGAGTTAACGGAAGAAAAACCGTTGAAGAAAAATATTCTTTCGAATCGCAGAAAAATAAATATCTTAGCTACTTTAATGAATTGGTTAAATAA
- the purQ gene encoding phosphoribosylformylglycinamidine synthase subunit PurQ, whose product MKFGVVIFPGSNCDQDIIYVLETIMKQEVVKLWHKDTNLQNCQFIILPGGFSYGDYLRSGAIARFSPIMEKIIEYAKNGGYLMGICNGFQILCEAGLLPGALLRNINQKFICKNIYIKTETKNTILTSETDLKKPLKIPIAHAEGRFYADDTTLENLKKNAQILFRYCDEKGICSDASNPNGSLDNIAGICNKNRNVFGMMPHPERASDEELFNTDGRILFESLLANLKIKV is encoded by the coding sequence ATGAAATTCGGTGTTGTTATTTTTCCGGGCTCAAACTGCGACCAGGATATTATTTATGTGCTTGAAACCATCATGAAGCAAGAAGTGGTTAAACTCTGGCACAAAGATACAAACCTTCAAAACTGCCAATTCATAATACTTCCTGGTGGTTTTTCTTATGGCGATTATCTTCGTTCCGGAGCAATAGCAAGGTTTTCTCCGATAATGGAAAAAATTATTGAATACGCAAAAAACGGCGGTTATCTCATGGGCATTTGCAATGGATTTCAAATCCTCTGTGAAGCGGGGTTATTGCCGGGTGCCTTGCTGCGTAATATAAATCAGAAATTTATTTGTAAAAATATTTATATAAAAACCGAAACAAAAAATACAATTTTAACTTCTGAAACTGATTTAAAAAAGCCCCTTAAAATACCTATTGCTCATGCTGAAGGCAGATTTTACGCTGATGACACAACTCTCGAAAACCTTAAAAAAAACGCCCAGATATTATTCAGGTATTGTGATGAGAAAGGAATCTGCTCCGATGCTTCAAACCCTAATGGTTCACTCGATAATATTGCAGGCATTTGCAATAAAAACAGAAATGTTTTCGGAATGATGCCCCATCCCGAAAGAGCATCAGACGAAGAATTATTTAATACCGACGGCAGAATTCTTTTCGAATCGCTGCTCGCAAACCTTAAAATTAAAGTATAA
- a CDS encoding DUF6427 family protein, protein MLKFFSSSHTITLIFIPLVAIILFLLSFAQPAEINTSGAMPFFEILAGFINSFKIVSMLTGIILIISQALIINNIATNLEFIKNSYLTAFIYILLLCSNNTFINFNPVIIANLFILLALNSTLLFYEKEEKSDKNIFNSSFFISIASLFYFPSAFILPVAFISLIILRSTNLRELFILFSGFLLPYCFVLTYYFWFDKLDYFFTSHFYGTLTSRIYFIADIYFIFILIITLIIVFSWIKKIRGVAEYIIKLRKFHSILIWFFLFFIITFLFLNKKSITHFLLIYIPVTIFISKYLMENKNKKFAETVLWLIVSAVVVFKFI, encoded by the coding sequence ATGTTAAAATTTTTCTCTTCAAGTCATACTATTACTCTTATCTTCATTCCTCTTGTTGCTATTATTTTGTTTTTGCTGTCATTTGCCCAACCTGCCGAAATAAATACATCGGGAGCAATGCCGTTTTTTGAGATATTAGCCGGTTTTATAAACTCATTTAAAATTGTTTCAATGTTAACAGGAATAATTTTAATTATTTCACAGGCATTAATCATCAATAATATTGCTACAAATCTCGAATTTATAAAAAACAGCTATCTCACAGCATTTATTTATATTTTACTTTTATGCAGCAACAATACATTCATAAATTTCAATCCTGTTATTATTGCAAATTTGTTTATTCTGCTTGCATTAAATTCCACTTTACTTTTTTATGAAAAAGAAGAAAAAAGTGATAAAAACATTTTCAATTCTTCGTTTTTCATCTCAATTGCTTCACTTTTTTATTTTCCCTCGGCTTTTATTTTACCGGTTGCTTTTATAAGTTTGATTATTCTGCGTTCAACAAATTTAAGGGAATTGTTCATTTTATTCTCCGGATTCCTGCTCCCCTACTGCTTTGTACTTACTTATTATTTCTGGTTCGATAAACTTGATTATTTTTTTACTTCACATTTCTACGGAACATTAACTTCAAGAATATATTTTATTGCTGATATTTATTTTATTTTTATTTTAATAATAACTTTAATTATAGTTTTTTCGTGGATTAAAAAAATCAGGGGTGTTGCGGAATATATCATAAAACTCCGGAAATTTCATTCCATATTAATATGGTTTTTCTTATTTTTTATAATTACTTTTTTATTTCTTAATAAAAAATCAATAACTCATTTCTTGCTGATTTATATTCCTGTTACAATTTTTATTTCTAAATATCTCATGGAAAATAAAAACAAAAAATTTGCAGAAACAGTACTATGGCTCATTGTGTCTGCTGTTGTTGTTTTTAAATTTATTTGA
- a CDS encoding OstA-like protein, translated as MEKSKKYFIVFITVILFLHSIWAFAQNKQKIEFNANSLEFDKSMGENIKRLIGNVVMWQGKVYIYCDSAHLNSEDNTLIAYSKVHVRQSDTTNLYGDILHYNGNTKIADIQGNVILKDKQITLTTTHLTFDENKNTGIYTTGGKIVDKENTLTSTYGYFYSGKNEFYFKKNVVLINPDYVTKCDTLLYNTATKTSYFLGPTTIKSDSDFIYCENGWYNSHTDISQFNKNAYLISKEQTIKSDSLFFDRNKGFGKAIGKVILIDTLQKITVTGDYSEYYEKTGNLFITGKTFLSQIMEEDTLFLHADTLKSVSDSTKKHKTLFAYHKAKFFKSDMQGMCDSLVYALSDSIIKLYITPILWSDENQLTAKYTEIRLKNKEIESIYMNENAFIISQKDTGRYNQIKGRNMLGYVKNNQLYKVMVNGNGETIYYVEDDKGLYMGINKAEAANLIIYLKDKKVKRIKFISKPKAVLHPPKNNDRSNLYLKDFIWHKNKRPLTKLDILKY; from the coding sequence GTGGAAAAAAGTAAAAAATATTTTATTGTTTTTATAACAGTCATTTTATTTTTGCATAGCATTTGGGCTTTTGCGCAAAACAAGCAAAAAATTGAATTTAATGCAAACTCGCTTGAATTTGACAAAAGCATGGGCGAAAATATAAAAAGATTAATTGGGAATGTGGTTATGTGGCAGGGCAAGGTATATATTTACTGCGACAGTGCTCATTTAAACAGCGAAGATAATACATTAATAGCATACAGCAAAGTTCACGTACGGCAAAGCGACACTACAAATTTATATGGCGACATACTTCATTATAACGGCAACACAAAAATTGCCGACATACAAGGTAACGTGATATTAAAAGACAAACAAATTACTCTTACTACTACACATTTAACATTTGATGAAAACAAAAACACCGGAATATACACAACCGGCGGAAAGATTGTTGACAAAGAAAATACCCTGACAAGCACTTACGGCTATTTTTATTCCGGTAAAAATGAATTCTATTTTAAAAAAAATGTAGTGCTCATAAATCCCGATTACGTTACTAAATGTGATACATTACTTTATAATACTGCAACAAAAACATCGTATTTTCTGGGTCCTACAACAATTAAGAGCGATTCGGATTTTATTTATTGTGAAAACGGTTGGTATAATTCACATACAGATATATCGCAGTTTAACAAAAATGCATACCTCATAAGCAAAGAGCAAACAATAAAAAGCGACAGTTTATTTTTCGACAGAAATAAAGGTTTTGGAAAAGCCATTGGCAAAGTAATTCTAATTGATACTTTGCAGAAAATAACTGTAACCGGAGATTATTCGGAGTATTATGAAAAAACAGGAAATTTATTTATTACAGGAAAAACATTTTTAAGTCAGATTATGGAAGAAGACACGCTTTTTCTCCATGCCGATACTTTAAAATCAGTTTCCGATTCAACAAAAAAACACAAAACATTATTTGCCTATCATAAAGCAAAGTTTTTCAAATCGGATATGCAGGGAATGTGCGATTCGCTTGTATATGCACTCAGTGATTCCATAATAAAACTTTATATTACTCCTATTTTATGGTCAGATGAAAATCAGCTTACAGCAAAATACACCGAAATAAGATTAAAAAATAAAGAGATAGAATCAATATACATGAATGAAAATGCATTTATAATCTCGCAGAAAGACACAGGCAGATATAACCAGATAAAAGGAAGAAACATGCTCGGTTATGTAAAAAATAATCAGTTGTATAAAGTTATGGTAAACGGCAACGGAGAAACTATTTATTATGTTGAAGATGATAAAGGATTGTATATGGGCATTAACAAAGCCGAAGCAGCTAACCTGATAATTTATCTTAAAGACAAAAAGGTTAAAAGAATTAAATTCATCAGCAAACCAAAAGCTGTGCTTCATCCACCCAAAAATAACGACAGAAGCAACTTATATCTGAAAGATTTTATATGGCACAAAAATAAACGACCTTTAACAAAATTAGATATATTGAAATATTAA
- a CDS encoding OmpA family protein codes for MKIITRIIFILSILTTGFFVKSQNVEFTKSIFHDKKGELRKAKKQIKKGDEYFQLGGIDYDNALECYLQANNFNPNNAALNLKIGKTYLCTNEKSKATEFLIKAIKLNETSLNEAHYYLGQAYQFSMKWDDAIKEYNLYKKNINQNGVANPNNNVDKKITECENGKILAKSPVKCFIDNFSSVVNSKYDDYFPVLTSDESTLLFTSRRKENNREKICRVDNKYFEDIFVTKMSNKLWSNAENYDNSSNAKDNSAVAGLSGDGKIMLIYDGSKHGDLYISEFYKDKRWTRPDRLSKEINSKRNHESSAAITPDGNTLYFVSNKKDGIGGSDIYLCTKDEKGRWTKPLNLGSTINTVYDEEFPFITADGKTLYFSSKGHNSMGGFDVFKSVNENGKWSEPKNLGFPVNTPCDDFTYFAFGNKTNFAYYSSNRENGIGGSDIYKITYITDKPVINSQEDNLIASIAQPVSEVMLEKPVEIREKSMIGLKGIVTDAADNKPIKAEIEITDNEQNKVISTIQADNKTGEYLVTIPSGKNFGVTVKADGYMFSSENVNIPLSYEYIEVKKDFALKKIEAGTKVVLNNIFFDFNKSTLRKASIPELDRVLKLLQDMPTLKIEISGHTDNKGNAKYNQKLSENRAKAVVDYLLNKGIDKSRLTSAGYGFTQPVAPNDNEKGRQLNRRTEFKVISK; via the coding sequence ATGAAAATTATTACCAGAATAATATTTATTTTATCAATATTAACTACCGGATTTTTTGTAAAATCACAGAATGTAGAATTTACAAAAAGCATTTTTCATGATAAAAAAGGTGAATTAAGAAAAGCTAAAAAGCAAATAAAAAAAGGCGATGAATATTTTCAACTTGGCGGAATAGATTATGATAATGCATTAGAATGTTATTTGCAGGCAAATAACTTTAATCCCAACAATGCAGCACTTAATTTAAAAATAGGAAAAACATATCTGTGTACAAATGAAAAAAGCAAAGCCACTGAATTTTTAATTAAAGCTATAAAACTTAATGAAACTTCTTTAAATGAAGCGCATTATTACCTTGGACAAGCATACCAGTTTTCGATGAAGTGGGACGATGCAATTAAAGAATACAATTTATATAAAAAAAATATAAACCAAAATGGAGTAGCAAATCCAAACAATAATGTTGATAAAAAAATTACAGAATGTGAAAACGGAAAAATACTGGCAAAGTCTCCCGTAAAATGTTTTATTGATAATTTTAGCAGTGTTGTAAATTCAAAGTATGATGATTATTTTCCCGTGCTAACTTCCGACGAATCAACTTTGCTTTTCACATCACGACGAAAAGAAAATAACAGAGAAAAAATATGCAGGGTTGATAATAAATATTTTGAAGATATTTTTGTTACGAAAATGAGTAATAAATTATGGAGCAACGCTGAAAATTACGACAATTCATCTAATGCAAAAGATAATAGTGCTGTTGCAGGTTTGTCGGGCGATGGAAAAATTATGCTCATTTATGACGGCTCTAAACATGGTGATTTGTATATTTCCGAATTTTATAAAGATAAACGCTGGACAAGACCCGATAGGTTGAGTAAAGAAATTAACTCAAAACGTAATCACGAATCTTCCGCTGCAATCACACCTGATGGAAACACATTATATTTTGTGAGTAATAAAAAAGATGGTATAGGAGGAAGCGATATTTATTTATGTACAAAAGACGAAAAAGGCAGATGGACAAAACCTTTGAATCTCGGCAGTACTATAAATACTGTTTATGACGAAGAATTTCCTTTCATTACTGCTGATGGTAAAACTCTGTATTTTTCTTCCAAAGGACATAATTCAATGGGTGGGTTCGATGTTTTTAAATCGGTTAATGAAAATGGCAAATGGTCTGAGCCCAAGAATTTGGGCTTTCCTGTTAATACGCCGTGTGATGATTTTACCTATTTTGCTTTCGGCAACAAAACAAATTTTGCTTATTATTCATCAAACAGGGAAAACGGAATCGGCGGAAGCGATATTTATAAAATAACTTATATCACCGATAAACCGGTTATAAATAGTCAGGAGGATAATTTAATCGCATCAATTGCCCAGCCTGTGAGCGAAGTTATGCTCGAAAAACCTGTTGAAATAAGGGAAAAATCAATGATAGGACTTAAAGGAATTGTTACCGATGCTGCAGATAATAAACCTATAAAAGCTGAAATTGAAATTACCGACAACGAACAAAATAAAGTTATTTCTACAATTCAGGCGGACAATAAAACCGGAGAATATCTTGTTACAATTCCTTCAGGAAAAAATTTCGGCGTTACCGTAAAAGCCGATGGATACATGTTCAGCTCTGAAAATGTAAACATTCCTTTGTCTTATGAATACATTGAAGTTAAAAAAGATTTTGCATTAAAGAAAATTGAAGCAGGAACAAAAGTCGTTCTTAATAATATTTTCTTCGACTTTAATAAATCAACACTTCGCAAAGCCTCAATTCCCGAACTTGATAGAGTTTTGAAATTACTGCAGGATATGCCTACTCTGAAAATTGAAATCTCCGGACATACCGACAATAAAGGAAATGCCAAATATAATCAGAAACTATCCGAAAACAGAGCAAAAGCAGTTGTTGATTATTTGCTAAACAAAGGTATTGATAAAAGCAGATTGACATCTGCAGGATATGGCTTCACACAACCTGTTGCTCCCAATGATAACGAAAAAGGACGACAGCTCAACCGACGTACCGAATTTAAAGTTATAAGCAAGTAA